In one Trichosurus vulpecula isolate mTriVul1 chromosome 8, mTriVul1.pri, whole genome shotgun sequence genomic region, the following are encoded:
- the LOC118829321 gene encoding granzyme B-like produces MHFLFPLFLAFLQSAGVRAGEIIGGREAKPHSRPYMANLKYWDEKGRECRCGAFLVREDFLLTAAHCWGSKMSILLGAHNIQKPEKTQQRIPVLKTIPHQLYNNQTIKNDIMLVKGDSGGPLVCDRVAQGIVSFGWRNGKNPRVYTRISSFLPWIKKTMNSHEY; encoded by the exons ATGCATTTCCTGTTCCCcctctttctggccttccttcaaTCTGCTGGTGTGAGAGCTG GGGAGATCATTGGAGGCCGGGAGGCAAAGCCCCATTCCCGGCCATACATGGCAAATCTGAAGTACTGggatgaaaagggaagagaatgccGCTGTGGTGCTTTCCTTGTTCGAGAGGATTTTTTGCTGACAGCAGCTCACTGCTGGGGAAG tAAAATGAGCATCCTTCTGGGAGCACACAACATCCAGAAGCCAGAAAAGACCCAGCAGCGCATTCCTGTGCTCAAAACTATTCCCCACCAACTATACAACAACCAGACCATCAAAAATGACATTATGTTGGTGAAG GGGGACTCTGGAGGTCCTCTCGTGTGTGATAGAGTGGCCCAGGGCATCGTCTCCTTTGGTTGGAGAAATGGCAAAAACCCTCGTGTTTATACTCGGATCTCCAGCTTTTTACCATGGATCAAGAAAACAATGAACTCTCATGAGTACTAG